A window of the Helianthus annuus cultivar XRQ/B chromosome 4, HanXRQr2.0-SUNRISE, whole genome shotgun sequence genome harbors these coding sequences:
- the LOC118491331 gene encoding CTP synthase-like, producing the protein MFLFCFSVKSVIDKEMRGDYLGSMVQVVPHITDAIQDWNERVAAIPVDGKEGPPDEILNLCRLSKRLDSSLTALESGSKPVSEEAGS; encoded by the exons atgtttttgttttgtttttcggTGAAGTCGGTTATTGACAAGGAAATGAGAGGGGATTATTTGGGATCGATGGTTCAGGTTGTGCCACATATTACAGATGCTATTCAAGATTGGAACGAACGGGTCGCAGCTATACCTGTTGATGGAAAAGAAGGTCCACCTGAT GAGATATTGAATCTATGTCGTTTATCAAAGCGCTTGGACAGTTCTCTTACTGCGTTG GAGTCCGGATCAAAACCGGTGTCGGAAGAGGCGGGTTCGTGA
- the LOC110912571 gene encoding uncharacterized protein LOC110912571, which yields MFMLQKLNCSWSLVATIVSIVALVSVVQLFVFPTVPSYDYLGYKQVKDSCIPTTNTEKTNGLQQSLKARFPADLHKAVVYRRAPWKADIGRWLSGCDSVASPIKVHEEITGKKCKDGCSGQGVCNHEFGQCRCFHGFNGDGCSERQELSCNYPATEELPYGRWVVSICSAHCDTTRAMCFCGEGTKYPNRPVAESCGFQIYLPSELGAPKAVNWSKADHENIFSTNKSVLGWCNVDPVEAYNSKVKFKEECDCKYDGLWGRFCETPVLSSCINQCSGQGHCRGGFCQCDNGWYGVDCSIPSVHSSIRDWPQWLSPAQISIPDDKPAVKLKAVVEKKRPLIYVYDLPPEFNSLLLEGRHFKFECVNRIYDQDNATVWTEQLYGSQMAMYESMLASPHRTLNGEEADYYFVPVLDSCIITRADDAPHLSMEKHRGLRSALTLEFYKKTHDHIVQQYPYWNRSSGRDHIWSFSWDEGACYAPKEIWSSMMLVHWGNTNSKHNHSTTAYWGDNWDVISSNDRGNHSCFDPQKDLVIPAWKRPDVTSLSLKLWARPREDRRTLFYFNGNLGPAYERGRPESTYSMGIRQKLAEEFGSSPNKQGKLGKQHVEDVIVIASPSESYHEDLASSVFCGVMPGDGWSGRMEDSILQGCIPVVIQDGIFLPWENLFNYESFAVRIREDEIPNLIKILRGFNETEVEFMLANVKNIWQRFLYQDAILLEAKRQKSAFGYVNDWAEKLSELSEDDVFATFIQALHYKLYNDPWRMQNRNLTKETGLPEECLPKV from the exons ATGTTCATGCTTCAAAAGCTGAATTGCTCGTGGTCACTGGTGGCAACTATTGTTTCGATTGTCGCATTGGTTTCAGTAGTCCAATTGTTCGTGTTTCCTACGGTGCCTTCGTATGATTACTTGGGATACAAGCAAGTCAAAGACTCGTGTATACCGACAACTAATACTGAAAAAACTAATGGTTTGCAGCAGTCTTTAAAAGCTCGGTTTCCAGCTGACTTGCATAAGGCGGTTGTTTATCGCAGGGCACCATGGAAGGCTGACATCGGTCGATGGTTGTCTGGTTGTGATTCAGTGGCCAGTCCAATAAAAGTTCATGAG GAAATCACTGGGAAGAAATGTAAAGATGGGTGTAGTGGTCAAGGCGTTTGTAATCATGAATTTGGTCAATGCCGTTGCTTCCATGGATTCAACG GAGATGGATGCTCTGAAAGACAAGAACTTAGTTGCAATTACCCTGCAACAGAGGAGCTACCATACGGTCGATGGGTTGTGTCCATCTGCTCTGCACATTGCGACACGACACGAGCCATGTGCTTCTGTGGTGAAGGAACCAAATACCCGAATCGTCCTGTTGCTGAGTCATGCGGGTTTCAAATATA CTTACCTTCTGAACTTGGTGCACCAAAGGCCGTTAACTGGTCAAAAGCTGACCATGAAAATATCTTCTCAACAAACAAAAGCGTGCTTGGATGGTGTAATGTAGATCCGGTTGAAGCTTATAATTCGAAGGTGAAATTCAAAGAAGAGTGTGATTGCAAATATGATGGTCTTTGGGGGCGGTTTTGTGAGACACCTGTGTTATCTTCTTGTATTAACCAGTGTTCCGGTCAAGGTCATTGTCGCGGTGGCTTCTGTCAG TGTGATAATGGGTGGTATGGAGTGGATTGTAGCATTCCATCTGTTCATTCATCAATTAGAGATTGGCCACAGTGGCTTAGTCCCGCCCAAATTAGCATTCCCGACGACAAGCCTGCTGTCAAATTAAAAGCCGTGGTGGAAAAGAAAAGGCCACTAATCTATGTCTATGATTTACCACCAGAGTTTAATAGTCTCCTGCTTGAG GGTCGTCATTTTAAGTTCGAGTGCGTAAATAGGATTTATGACCAGGATAATGCTACTGTGTGGACTGAACAGCTATACGGTTCTCAG ATGGCAATGTATGAAAGCATGTTAGCAAGCCCGCATCGGACATTAAATGGCGAAGAAGCAGATTATTATTTTGTGCCGGTTCTTGATTCATGCATCATAACTCGCGCTGATGATGCACCCCATTTGAGCATGGAG AAACATAGGGGATTAAGAAGCGCTCTCACGCTTGAGTTTTACAAAAAAACACATGACCATATTGTGCAGCAATATCCCTACTGGAACCGTTCATCGGGAAGAGATCATATCTGG TCATTTTCGTGGGATGAAGGCGCTTGTTATGCCCCGAAGGAGATATGGAGCAGTATGATGTTGGTCCATTGGGGTAATACAAATTCAAAGCACAACCATTCAACAACTGCTTATTGGGGTGACAATTGGGATGTTATTTCTTCAAATGATAGGGGGAATCATTCATGTTTTGACCCACAAAAAGATCTTGTGATTCCTGCATGGAAACGCCCGGATGTCACATCCCTAAGCCTAAAGCTTTGGGCTAG GCCTCGCGAGGACCGGAGAACATTGTTTTACTTCAATGGAAATTTGGGGCCAGCTTATGAACGAGGACGGCCTGAATCTAC ATACAGTATGGGTATAAGGCAAAAACTAGCGGAAGAATTTGGATCTTCCCCAAACAAACAAGGTAAGCTTGGGAAACAACACGTTGAAGATGTGATTGTGATCGCGAGTCCTTCTGAAAGTTACCATGAGGATCTGGCAAGCTCAGTGTTTTGTGGAGTTATGCCTGGAGATGGATGGAGTGGTAGAATGGAAGATAGTATTTTGCAAGGTTGCATTCCCGTTGTTATCCAG GACGGTATCTTTTTGCCATGGGAGAACTTGTTTAACTATGAGAGTTTTGCTGTTCGAATTCGTGAAGATGAAATACCTAACCTCATAAAGATCCTCCGG GGGTTCAATGAGACTGAAGTAGAGTTCATGTTGGCGAATGTAAAGAACATTTGGCAAAGATTTTTGTATCAGGATGCTATTTTGCTCGAAGCTAAAAGACAGAAGTCGGCATTTGGGTACGTCAATGATTGGGCTGAAAAATTGTCTGAACTAAGTGAGGACGACGTTTTCGCAACATTCATACAG GCATTGCATTACAAGTTGTACAACGACCCTTGGAGAATGCAAAACAGGAACCTAACAAAGGAAACCGGTTTACCCGAAGAATGCTTACCCAAAGTATAG